The Deinococcus aquaticus genomic interval AGGAACTCGCGGTCCACGTTCGCCGCGTGCCGCGCCTCGACCGGGCGGCGCTTGAGGTACACGCCCGCCAAACTGCCCGCGCGGCCGCAGGCGTCGGCCAGCGCCTGTTCCTCCCAGGGTTCCAGCGCGTCGTACAGGCTCAGGATGCCGGCGTCCCCGGCGATGTCCAGCGTGAACAGGCCCCCGGTTTCGGTCTGGTGCGCCGCGCGGTACACGGTCGTGCCCAGCGACGGCAGGTACGCCCGCGCCGCCAGCAGGCCCGGCAGGCTGGCCAGCAGCTCCGTGAAGGTCAAGGACGCCCGCCGAGAATCCACCACACGGCGGCCGTCGCCACGGCTGTGACCATCCAGAAGCGCATGGTGACGTGCGTTTCCGGCCAGCCGATATCCGCGTGCTCGAAGTGATGCTGAATGGGAGACATCTTGAACACCCGCTTGCCACGCAACTTGAACGACGCCACCTGAATCACGACGCTCAGGACCGCCGCCACCGGAATGATTGCCGCGAGCGGCAGCAGCCACACGTCCGCGTACAGCACATACGCGCCGGCCGCGACCGCCCCGATCGCGTGACTGCCCATGTCGCCCATGAACACCCGCGCCGGATGCGCGTTGAACCACAGGAAGCCCAGCAGCGCCGCGACCAGCAGCGCGCTGACCGGCGACAGCGCCAGCAACGGCAGCAGTACGATGATCGCCACGCCGCTCAGCAGGCCGTCCAGCCCGTCCGTGAAGTTGAAGGCGTTCACGCTGCCCACCATCACCAGCGTCAGCAGGATCACGTCGGCCACCGGCCCCAGACTGGGCAGCAGTTCATGCGCGGCCAGCGGCGCGGCAAAGTACGCGAACGCCAGCGACACCACGAACTGCAATGGGAACTTCTCGCGGGCCAGCAGCTCCGTGCGGCCCTTGCCGGTCATGCGCGACCGGATCTTCAGCAGGTCGTCGATGCCGCCGATCACGCCCATCGCCAGCGCCGCGAGCATGATGATCAGCTCACGCGGCCCACCGGCATTCCCGGTCAGGTACAGCGGAAAGAACACCAGCGCTGCGGCCAGCACGAACGGCACGCCGCCCGCCGTGGGCGTGCCCTCCTTGACCAGGTGCGTCTGCGGGCCGTCCACGCGCACCTTCTGCCCCCAGCCACGCGCCCGGCTGACCCGCACGAACAGGCCCACCAGGAACCACGAAAGCAGCGCCGTGACGACCATCATGGCCGCACCACCCGGAAAGCAAACAGGACACTCATCTCAACCGAGGAGCCTACC includes:
- a CDS encoding phospho-N-acetylmuramoyl-pentapeptide-transferase, encoding MMVVTALLSWFLVGLFVRVSRARGWGQKVRVDGPQTHLVKEGTPTAGGVPFVLAAALVFFPLYLTGNAGGPRELIIMLAALAMGVIGGIDDLLKIRSRMTGKGRTELLAREKFPLQFVVSLAFAYFAAPLAAHELLPSLGPVADVILLTLVMVGSVNAFNFTDGLDGLLSGVAIIVLLPLLALSPVSALLVAALLGFLWFNAHPARVFMGDMGSHAIGAVAAGAYVLYADVWLLPLAAIIPVAAVLSVVIQVASFKLRGKRVFKMSPIQHHFEHADIGWPETHVTMRFWMVTAVATAAVWWILGGRP